Below is a genomic region from Rhodospirillum centenum SW.
GTCGAGCGTGGCCTGATCCTGGTCAAGGGCGCGATCCCCGGCCACGAGGGCGGCTGGGTCCTGATCCGGGACGCCGTGAAGAAGAAGCTGCCGGACGGCGCGCCGTTCCCGGGCGCGATCCGCGCGCCGGCGGCCGATACTCCTGCCGCGCAGGAGGGCTGAGCATCATGAAGACGACGGTCAAGAACCTGAACAACGAGACGGTCGGCGAGATCGAGCTGGCTGACGAGGTCTTCGGCCTGCCGACCCGGCAGGACATTCTGACCCGCATGGTGCTGTGGCAGCTCGCCAAGCGCCGGCAGGGCACGCACAAGACCAAGGGCATCAGCGAGATCGCCGGCACCACGAAGAAGCCGTGGCGCCAGAAGGGCACCGGCCGCGCCCGCCAGGGCTCGACCCGCTCGCCGCAGTTCCGCGGCGGCGCGCGCATCTTCGGGCCGGTCGTGCGCAGCCATGAGCACGATCTGACCAAGAAGGTCCGCAAGCTGGCCCTGAAGACCGCCCTGTCGACCAAGGCCGCCGAGGGCAAGCTCTTCGTGCTGGAGGCCGCCAAGGCCGACACGCACAAGACGAAGGCGCTGGCCGCCCAGCTCAAGACGCTGGGGCTGACCTCCGCCCTGATCATCGATGGCGCCAACCTGGACGAGACGTTCGTGCGGGCTGCCCGCAACATCCCGCACCTGGATGTGCTGCCGGAGCAGGGGGCCAACGTCTACGACATCCTGCGTCGCGATGTGCTGGTGCTCACCCGCAACGCGGTCGAGCAGCTGGAGGCCCGCCTGAAATGAGCAAGACCACGACGAAGCCGACGGTGAGCCAGGAGCGGATGTACGATCTGATCCTCGCTCCTGTCATCACCGAGAAGGCCACCATGGGCTCGGAGCACAACCAGGTCACCTTCAAGGTGCCCCTGGATGCCTCCAAGCCGGAGATCAAGGCGGCGGTCGAGGGCGTGTTCAAGGTCAAGGTCACGGCGGTCAACACCGTCGTGGTCAAGGGCAAGACCAAGCGCTTCCGCGGCACTGTCTACCGCCGGTCGGACTACAAGAAGGCCGTCGTCACCCTCGCCGAGGGACAGACGATCGACGTGACGACGGGCGTGTGAGGGTAGAGCGATGGCATTGAAGACGTTCCGTCCCATCACGCCGAGCCTGCGCCAGCTTGTGCTGGTCGACCGCTCGGAGCTGTGGAAGGGCAAGCCCGTCAAGGCTTTGACCGAGGGCCTCACCGGCTCCGGCGGCCGCAACAACACCGGCCGCATCACCGCGCGCCGCATGGGTGGTGGCCACAAGCGCCGCTACCGCCTGGTGGACTTCAAGCGCCGCATGAAGCCGGACATGCCGGCGACCGTGGAGCGGCTGGAGTACGATCCGAACCGGACGGCGTTCATCGCCCTGATCCGGTACACGGACGGCACCCTGGCCTACATCCTGGCGCCGCAGCGGCTGAAGGCCGGCGACACCGTCGTCTCCGGTGAGAAGGTCGACGTGAAGCCGGGCAACGCCATGCCGCTGCGGAACATCCCGGTCGGCACCATCGTGCACAATGTCGAGCTGAAGCCGGGCAAGGGCGGGCAGTTGGCGCGCGCCGCCGGTACCTACCTGCAGCTCGTCGGCCGCGACCAGGGCTACGCCCAGCTCAAGCTGCCCTCGGGCGAGCTGCGCGTCGTCCGCGGGGAATGCTTCGCCACCATCGGCGCGGTTTCGAACCCGGACCAGGCCAACGTCGTGATCGGCAAGGCCGGCCGCAACCGCTGGCTCGGGCGTCGCCCGTCCGTCCGCGGCGTGGTCATGAACCCGATCGACCACCCGCACGGCGGCGGCGAAGGCCGCACGTCCGGCGGCCGCCACCCGGTCACCCCGTGGGGCAAGCCGACCAAGGGTAAGAAGACGCGTCAAAACAAGGCGACGGACAAGTTCATCATCCGTCGTCGTGCGAAGTAAGGAGTGGAGCCGTGACCCGTTCCGTCTGGAAGGGGCCGTTCGTTGACGGCTACCTGTTGAAGAAGGCAGAGAAGGCGCGCGCGTCGGGCCGCAACGAGATCATCAAGATCTGGTCGCGCCGCTCCACCATCCTGCCGCAGTTCGTGGGCCTCACCTTCGGGGTGTACAACGGCCAGAAGTTCCTGCCGGTGCTGGTGACCGAGAACATGATCGGTCACAAGTTCGGAGAGTTCTCGCCGACGCGGACGTTCTACGGCCACGCGGCCGACAAGAAGGCGAAGAGGAAGTAACATGGGCAAGCCAGCGGCAGAGCGGCGCCTCTCCGAAAACGAGGCCCAGGCCTTCGCCCGGTTGATCCGGTCGAGCCCGCGTAAGCTGAACCTGGTCGCGCAGCTGATCCGGGGAAAGGCGGCCGGTGAGGCGCTGGCCCTGCTCACCTTCTCCAAGCGGCGTGTCGCCGGCGAGGTGAAGAAGGTGTTGCAGTCGGCCATCGCCAACGCCGAAAACAACCATCAGCTCGACGTCGACCGGCTGTACGTGTCCCACGCCACCGTGGGCCGTGCCCTGGTGATGAAGCGCTTCCACGCCCGGGCCCGCGGTCGCGGCGCCCGCGTCGAGAAGTGGTTCAGCAATCTCACCGTGGTGGTGCGTGAGCGCGCCGACGAGCCGGTCCAGGAGGCCGCCGAGTAATGGGTCAGAAAGTCAATCCCGTCGGGCTGCGGCTCGGCATCAACCGGACCTGGGACAGCCGCTGGTTCGCCGCGCGCGACTATGCGGTGCTGCTGCACCAGGATCTGAAGCTGCGCAAGTTCCTGCAGGGCAAGCTGCAGGCTGCCGGCGTGTCCCGCATCGTCATCGAGCGGCCGGCCAAGAAGGCCCGCGTCACCATCCACACGGCCCGTCCGGGTGTGGTGATCGGCAAGAAGGGCGCCGACATCGAGAAGCTGCGCGGTACGCTGGGCACCATGGCCGGCGGTGAGGTCAGCCTGAACATCGTCGAGATCCGCAAGCCGGAACTCGACGCCCGGCTGATCGCCGAGAACATCGCCAGCCAGCTCGAGCGCCGTGTCGCCTTCCGTCGCGCCATGAAGCGCGCCGTGCAGTCGGCCATGCGTCTGGGCGCCCAGGGCATCCGGATCAACTGCTCCGGCCGTCTGGGCGGGGCGGAGATCGCGCGTCTGGAGTGGTACCGCGAAGGCCGCGTGCCGCTGCACACCCTCCGCGCCGACATCGACTACGGGACGGCCACGGCCAAGACCACCTACGGCACCTGCGGCGTGAAGGTCTGGGTGTTCAAGGGTGAGATCCTGGCGCACGACCCCATGGCGCAGGACAAGCGCGCCATGGAGCAGGCGCCGGCCCGCTGACCGGTCGGATACTGGCAGGGATACGAAAGGCGATTGCCATGCTGAGTCCGAAGCGTACCAAGTACCGCAAGGCCCACAAGGGCCGTATCCACGGCACGGCCAAGGGCGGTACCTCCCTCAATTTCGGTGCCTACGGCCTGAAGGCCGTGGAGCCGATGCGCGTCACCGCGCGCCAGATCGAGAGCGCGCGCCGGGCCATCACCCGCCACCTGAAGCGTCAGGGGCGGGTCTGGATCCGGATTTTCCCCGACCTCCCGGTCTCGACCAAGCCGGCCGAAGTCCGAATGGGCTCCGGTAAGGGTTCGCCCGAATTCTGGGCGGCCCGGGTGCATCCGGGTCGTATCATGTTCGAGGTCGACGGCGTTCCGCTCGACCTCGCCAAGCGCGCCTTCGAGCTGGCGGCTGCCAAGCTGCCGATCAAGACGCGGTTCATCACCCGCCTGGGTGAGGGAGGTGAGGCATGACGAAGGCCACCGACATTCGCACCAAGAGCGCGGATGAGCTGAACGAGCAGCTCCTCCAGCTCAAGAAGGAGCAGTTCAACCTGCGCTTCCAGCGCGCCTCCGGGCAGTTGGAGAACACGGCGCGGGTCCGGGAGGTGCGTCGCGACATCGCGCGCATCAAGACCATCCTGGGCGAGCGGACCCGGTCCGCTCAGCCCGCGTCCTGAGTAGGGGGAGCCTGTTATGCCCCGGCGTATTTTGCAGGGCACGGTGGTGAGCGACAAGGGCGACAAGACGGTCATCGTCTTGGTAGAACGCCGCGTCATGCACCCCGTCTATAAGAAGTTCATCAAGCAGTCCAAGAAGTATGCCGCCCACGACGAGGCGAACGCGTTCAAGATCGGCGATGTCGTCCAGATCGAGGAATGCCGTCCGATCTCCAAGCGGAAGCGGTGGACCGTGGTTACCGGCGCGGCCGCCGAGGCCGGCGCTGCAAGCTGAGCATAAGGAAATCATCCCATGATCCAGATGCAAACCAACCTGGAGGTCGCGGACAACAGCGGCGCGCGCCGGGTGCAGTGCATCAAGGTGCTGGGCGGCGCGGGTCGCCGGTTCGCCTCCGTCGGCGACATCATCGTCGTCTCGGTGAAGGAGGCGATCCCGCGCGGCCGCGTGAAGAAGGGTGACGTGCATCGCGCCGTCATCGTCCGCACCGCCAAGGAGATCCGTCGTGAAGACGGCTCCTGCATCCGCTTCGACCGCAACGCGGCCGTGCTCATCAACAAGCAGGGCGAGCCGATCGGCACCCGCATCTTCGGGCCGGTGACGCGTGAGCTGCGCGCCAAGAAGTACATGAAGATCATTTCCCTGGCGCCGGAGGTGTTGTGATGGCCGCGAAGATCCGCAAGAACGACCGCGTGGTCGTCCTCACCGGCAAGGACAAGGGAAAGACGGGTGAGGTCATCGAGGTCCTGCCGAAGGAGAACCGGGTCAAGGTGCGGGGCGTCAATCTGGTGAAGAAGCACCAGCGCCCGACCCCGACCCAGCAGGGCGGCATTGTCGAGATCGAGGCGGCGCTGCACGTGTCCAACGTGGCGCACATCGACCCGAAGACCAGCAAGCCGACCCGCGTGGGGTTCAAGACGCTCGAAGACGGCCGCAAGGTGCGCGTCGCCAAGGCGTCCGGCGAAATCATCGACCTGTGAGGCGGACCATGGCTGCCCGACTGAAAGAGCGTTACGACACCGTGGTCCGGCCGAGTCTGAAGGCGGAGTTCAACTACGCCAACGACATGGAAGTGCCGCGCATCGAGAAGATCGTCATCAACATGGGCGTCGGCGAAGCGGCCGGCGACGGCAAGAAGATCCAGTCCGCCGTTGCCGATCTGACCGCGATCACCGGCCAGAAGCCCGTTGTGACGCGCGCCCGCAAGTCCATCGCCCAGTTCAAGCTGCGCGAGAACATGCCGATCGGCTGCAAGGTCACCCTGCGCCGCGACCGCATGTACGAGTTCCTCGACCGTCTGGTGACGATCGCCCTGCCGCGTGTCCGCGACTTCCGCGGCATCCCCGGCAACAGCTTCGATGGCCGTGGCAACTACGCCATGGGCCTGAAGGAGCAGTTGATCTTCCCGGAAATCGACTACGACAAGGTCGACGAGGTCCGGGGCATGGACATCATCATCGTGACGACGGCGAAGACCGACAAGGAGGCCAAGGCGCTCCTGAAGGGCTTCGACATGCCGTTCAGCAACTGAGCGGCGGGAGCGAGACCATGGCTAAGAAGAGCTCTGTCGAGAAGAACAAGCGCCGCCGCAAGATGGTGGCGCAGCAGGCGCCGAAGCGCGAAGCGCTGCGTGCCATCGCCCGCGACCGCACCCTCCCCCCGGAGGAGCGGTTCCAGGCGGTCCTGAAGCTGGCCGAGATGCCGCGCAACGGCAGCAAGGTCCGCATCCGGAACCGCTGCGAGCTGACGGGGCGCCCGCGCGCCTACTATCGCAAGTTCCGTCTCTCCCGCGTCACGCTGCGTGAGCTGGCCTCTACGGGCCAGATCCCCGGCATGACCAAGTCGAGCTGGTAAGGAGGGTCGGGTAATGAACCTGAGCGATCCCCTGGGCGATATGCTGACCCGTATCCGGAACGGTCAGAAGGCCCGTATGTCGGTCATCACGAGCCCGGCCTCGAAGCTGCGCACGAATGTCCTGGAAGTGCTGAAGCGTGAGGGCTACATCCGCGGCTACAATGTCGAGGACGTCCGTCCCGGTGTGCGCAATCTGCGCATCGAGCTGAAGTACCATGAAGGCGAGCCTGTGATTAAGGAGATCCACCGCGTCTCCAAGCCGGGCCGCCGCATCTACTCGAAGATCGCCGACCTGCCCCGTGTCTACAACGGGCTGGGTATTGCGATCCTGTCGACGCCGCGGGGCGTCATGTCCGATGCGGAGGCCCGCGCTGCCAATGTCGGCGGCGAGGTCCTCTGCAAGGTGTTCTAAGGAGAACGGACATGTCGCGTATCGGCAAGCATCCGGTTCCGGTGCCGGCCGGTGTGACCGTCACGGTCGCCGGCCAGAACCTCACCGCCAAGGGCAAGCTGGGTCAGCTCAGCCTGTCCCTCATCGACGACATCGCCGTCTCCATGGAGGATGGCAAGGTCGTCGTGCAGCCCCGCACCGAGACCAAGCGCGCCCGCCAGAACTGGGCCACCGCGCGGACCCTGGTGTTCAATCTGGTGAAGGGCGTCAATGACGGCTTCACCAAGAACCTCGAGATCAACGGCGTCGGCTACAAGGCTGCCGTCCAGGGCAAGGACCTGGTCCTGAACCTGGGCTACAGCCATGAGATCCGGTACCCCATCCCCGAGGGGATCACGATCAAGTGCGATAAGCCGACTTCGGTGTCGGTGA
It encodes:
- the rpsC gene encoding 30S ribosomal protein S3, with the translated sequence MGQKVNPVGLRLGINRTWDSRWFAARDYAVLLHQDLKLRKFLQGKLQAAGVSRIVIERPAKKARVTIHTARPGVVIGKKGADIEKLRGTLGTMAGGEVSLNIVEIRKPELDARLIAENIASQLERRVAFRRAMKRAVQSAMRLGAQGIRINCSGRLGGAEIARLEWYREGRVPLHTLRADIDYGTATAKTTYGTCGVKVWVFKGEILAHDPMAQDKRAMEQAPAR
- the rplV gene encoding 50S ribosomal protein L22, with product MGKPAAERRLSENEAQAFARLIRSSPRKLNLVAQLIRGKAAGEALALLTFSKRRVAGEVKKVLQSAIANAENNHQLDVDRLYVSHATVGRALVMKRFHARARGRGARVEKWFSNLTVVVRERADEPVQEAAE
- the rplB gene encoding 50S ribosomal protein L2, which encodes MALKTFRPITPSLRQLVLVDRSELWKGKPVKALTEGLTGSGGRNNTGRITARRMGGGHKRRYRLVDFKRRMKPDMPATVERLEYDPNRTAFIALIRYTDGTLAYILAPQRLKAGDTVVSGEKVDVKPGNAMPLRNIPVGTIVHNVELKPGKGGQLARAAGTYLQLVGRDQGYAQLKLPSGELRVVRGECFATIGAVSNPDQANVVIGKAGRNRWLGRRPSVRGVVMNPIDHPHGGGEGRTSGGRHPVTPWGKPTKGKKTRQNKATDKFIIRRRAK
- the rplF gene encoding 50S ribosomal protein L6; this translates as MSRIGKHPVPVPAGVTVTVAGQNLTAKGKLGQLSLSLIDDIAVSMEDGKVVVQPRTETKRARQNWATARTLVFNLVKGVNDGFTKNLEINGVGYKAAVQGKDLVLNLGYSHEIRYPIPEGITIKCDKPTSVSVSGTDKQQVGQVAAEIRAFRGPEPYKGKGVKYENEVIIRKEGKKK
- the rpsH gene encoding 30S ribosomal protein S8 is translated as MNLSDPLGDMLTRIRNGQKARMSVITSPASKLRTNVLEVLKREGYIRGYNVEDVRPGVRNLRIELKYHEGEPVIKEIHRVSKPGRRIYSKIADLPRVYNGLGIAILSTPRGVMSDAEARAANVGGEVLCKVF
- the rpsN gene encoding 30S ribosomal protein S14; protein product: MAKKSSVEKNKRRRKMVAQQAPKREALRAIARDRTLPPEERFQAVLKLAEMPRNGSKVRIRNRCELTGRPRAYYRKFRLSRVTLRELASTGQIPGMTKSSW
- the rplE gene encoding 50S ribosomal protein L5; this translates as MAARLKERYDTVVRPSLKAEFNYANDMEVPRIEKIVINMGVGEAAGDGKKIQSAVADLTAITGQKPVVTRARKSIAQFKLRENMPIGCKVTLRRDRMYEFLDRLVTIALPRVRDFRGIPGNSFDGRGNYAMGLKEQLIFPEIDYDKVDEVRGMDIIIVTTAKTDKEAKALLKGFDMPFSN
- the rplX gene encoding 50S ribosomal protein L24 encodes the protein MAAKIRKNDRVVVLTGKDKGKTGEVIEVLPKENRVKVRGVNLVKKHQRPTPTQQGGIVEIEAALHVSNVAHIDPKTSKPTRVGFKTLEDGRKVRVAKASGEIIDL
- the rplD gene encoding 50S ribosomal protein L4, with product MKTTVKNLNNETVGEIELADEVFGLPTRQDILTRMVLWQLAKRRQGTHKTKGISEIAGTTKKPWRQKGTGRARQGSTRSPQFRGGARIFGPVVRSHEHDLTKKVRKLALKTALSTKAAEGKLFVLEAAKADTHKTKALAAQLKTLGLTSALIIDGANLDETFVRAARNIPHLDVLPEQGANVYDILRRDVLVLTRNAVEQLEARLK
- the rplP gene encoding 50S ribosomal protein L16, encoding MLSPKRTKYRKAHKGRIHGTAKGGTSLNFGAYGLKAVEPMRVTARQIESARRAITRHLKRQGRVWIRIFPDLPVSTKPAEVRMGSGKGSPEFWAARVHPGRIMFEVDGVPLDLAKRAFELAAAKLPIKTRFITRLGEGGEA
- the rpmC gene encoding 50S ribosomal protein L29; translated protein: MTKATDIRTKSADELNEQLLQLKKEQFNLRFQRASGQLENTARVREVRRDIARIKTILGERTRSAQPAS
- the rplN gene encoding 50S ribosomal protein L14, encoding MIQMQTNLEVADNSGARRVQCIKVLGGAGRRFASVGDIIVVSVKEAIPRGRVKKGDVHRAVIVRTAKEIRREDGSCIRFDRNAAVLINKQGEPIGTRIFGPVTRELRAKKYMKIISLAPEVL
- the rpsQ gene encoding 30S ribosomal protein S17, producing MPRRILQGTVVSDKGDKTVIVLVERRVMHPVYKKFIKQSKKYAAHDEANAFKIGDVVQIEECRPISKRKRWTVVTGAAAEAGAAS
- a CDS encoding 50S ribosomal protein L23, which translates into the protein MSKTTTKPTVSQERMYDLILAPVITEKATMGSEHNQVTFKVPLDASKPEIKAAVEGVFKVKVTAVNTVVVKGKTKRFRGTVYRRSDYKKAVVTLAEGQTIDVTTGV
- the rpsS gene encoding 30S ribosomal protein S19, translating into MTRSVWKGPFVDGYLLKKAEKARASGRNEIIKIWSRRSTILPQFVGLTFGVYNGQKFLPVLVTENMIGHKFGEFSPTRTFYGHAADKKAKRK